The Vicia villosa cultivar HV-30 ecotype Madison, WI linkage group LG1, Vvil1.0, whole genome shotgun sequence genome includes a region encoding these proteins:
- the LOC131652829 gene encoding uncharacterized protein LOC131652829 has protein sequence MQLQCTFLWKIWNARNNCVFNGKREDPARVAFDTAEVIREFNHANPELARKKKISTADQISSPEVGVSIVQVDAGCYDNGTMAMGCVVKVEGMRVSLSACRREQLLVNPTVAEAMAIRWALSLMQSIHLDNAVLQSDALSVIDSIWGLSYIADLEPIVADCKHLLACFRNVTVSFVGRSGNVDAHHMVGVGRTLGNKTWIGCIPTVASGPSCNRSVVVPVS, from the coding sequence ATGCAACTGCAATGCACCTTCCTATGGAAAATCTGGAACGCTCGCAATAACTGTGTGTTCAATGGAAAGAGGGAGGACCCTGCCAGAGTAGCCTTTGATACAGCTGAGGTTATTAGGGAGTTCAACCATGCCAACCCAGAATTAGCCAGGAAGAAGAAGATTTCGACGGCAGATCAGATTTCCAGTCCTGAGGTAGGAGTGTCCATTGTTCAGGTTGATGCAGGCTGCTATGACAATGGAACTATGGCCATGGGATGTGTGGTGAAAGTGGAGGGCATGCGAGTGTCTTTGTCAGCTTGTAGACGAGAGCAGTTGTTGGTGAACCCTACTGTTGCTGAAGCAATGGCCATAAGGTGGGCGCTTTCTCTGATGCAATCCATTCATCTTGACAATGCGGTGCTCCAATCCGATGCTCTTAGTGTTATTGATAGCATTTGGGGACTGTCTTACATTGCTGATTTGGAGCCAATTGTGGCTGATTGTAAACATTTACTTGCTTGTTTTAGGAATGTTACTGTCTCTTTTGTAGGTAGAAGTGGTAATGTTGATGCTCACCATATGGTGGGCGTTGGCAGAACTTTAGGTAACAAAACTTGGATTGGGTGTATCCCTACCGTGGCCTCTGGTCCCTCTTGTAATCGTTCGGTGGTTGTGCCGGTTTCGTAA